GAAGGGGCCGAACGAGATACGAGTAGCCAACCACTCCGCTAGTTTCTCGACCTATCACGGGCCGTTTGGATCCGAGCCCGTCGTGCTCACGACACAATACAGCAGCAGAGAAGAGATCAGTGACTTCGCGGGCCTGGCACCGCCAATCCAGAACATGTGGCTACCAACGCTGGTCAAGCCCGACGCGATGGAGTAGGTCCTTAAAGCGGGGATCATCGTGCACGGGGTCGAAGAAGGGGTGCACTTTCAGGAATTGCAGAATGTTTGACTGCTCCTGGTATGCTCGCTCAAACCAGATAAACGCCTCGTAGTCGCCGAGTCAAGCATTCGGAAAGCAGGCAATGGACGGATCGTCGGCATTAGCGGCCAATCTCTGCCCATTCTCGCGCCTCTACCTACGATTGATGTTTTGTGGAGTGACCTGCACATGGTGCACGAGGACAGATCTCTGATGAGCTACGATTCCTTTTATTGCACTTTCCGCACCGCTTGAGGTCCTAAGATCTTAGACAGAAGCGGAGCTCTTTCCTTCTGAAAGAAAAATCCAACTGTAAGAGAATAACACTTCCCCACCGAAACCTCTTTTAGAGATGTGATTCAACATATTGGCCGCTAATAAACGGCTATACGGAAATTGGCCCCAAACGGGGTTCGAGGAGGTGAGAGCGCAAGTGATCCTTGCGGAGAGGCCGCTTCTCACATGCGGGCTTCTGCCCGGAATAGTTTACGGATGCCTCGTCACTCGCCCGCAACCAGCGGGAAGCGCCGATGAAGCTTCGAGCGCACCGTAACGAGACGCTCCTATTGCGGAGGGCGGGGTGGACTAGCTGGAGGGCTTACAAAATGGGAGCTTATCCCAACTAGGCTTACGATTCCCTCCAAGGACCGCTGAAAACCCCCCGATTCGGGAGTACTATGAACAGCGATTGAGCAGGTCTGGACGACCGGACAGGATCGCCAAACACTGTGATTGCGATTGTCCAGCAAGGAACAATCAAGCCGACGGTTCTCGTGCGCCTGGCCGTTCGCTGCGCCCTTGTCGCGCTCTGGTGTGATGCCACATTGGGGATGGCCCGAGACGGAGCGGGTCGCCCCGACAATCAGGCCGTCAATCTTAGAGTGGTGCGGCAGGCGGATGTAGAGCCTCACACAACCACCCTGCCAGTGGTCGACGGGAAAGGTATCAGTTTGACACGACTCTCCACAGCCGAGGGGTTTTCGCAAACAAAAGTTGGCCAGATTGTACAGGACGGTCAGGGCTTCATGTGGTTTGGCACGCAATATGGGCTGAACCGGTACGACGGCTACAACTACAAATTGTTCGTCCACGATCCAAGAAATCCCAACAGCCTTAGTGGAGTGGAAGTCAACGGCCTCTTCAAGGATCGCGATGGCGCGCTCTGGGTCGGATGCGATCAATTTCTCAATAAATTCAATCGAGCGAACGAGACGTGGAGCACGTTCTCAACCGGGGGAAAAGATGATTGAAACGAGAAACAGCGTGATGAACACGAAATGGCGAGGATTCTTCCTTCTAGTAGTAACCGCAGCGATTTGCCGAATCGCCGCGGGGCAGAGTGTGCCTCCTTCACCCGATCGACCTTGGCATTTTCCTGCTGAACGCAAAATCGAAGACGGGGCGAAAGCATTGGGGGTTTCGCGACTCGCGGTCGATGACGCGAAGGTATATTCCCTAGCGGAATTGGTGGATTTTGCGGAGCGCAATAATCCAGAGACTCGCGTGGCCTGGGAAGGCGCGAAGAGCAGAGGAGCCGCGCTGCACATCGCGCAAAGCGAATTGTATCCGGCGCTGGCCGCCGCTGTGCTCTCACAAGTCAACCGCCAGTCGGTGTTGTTCGGCAGCAGTTTTGTGCGCCAAACCGTTGCGACGTTTGGACCGGCGTTGCAATTGGATTACACCATGTTCGACTTTGGCGCCCGCGCGGGCCGCATCGCAGCGGCCCGCGCGGAGCTCGCTGCCGCCAACTTTGTCTTCAACGACACCCACCGAAAAATCATTTTCCAAGTCGCGGACACCTACTACCGCCTGCTAAATGCCGTTGGGCAGGTCGAGGCGGACGAAGCCAGCCTGGAGAACGCGAAGACCGTGCAGGAAGCGGCGGAAAATAGGTTACAGAATGGCCTTGCCACTCTTCCCGATGTTCTCGAGGCGCGGAGCGCCACGGCTCAAGCGGAGTACGATTTGCAGTCGGCACGCGGGGCCGAGGTCATTGCGCGTGGCGACCTGGCGACTACGCTTGGGATCGCGCCGACCGTCAGCATTCGAGTGCAGCCACTGGATGAACTGCCGGCTCCCGAGATGCACAATGATTCGGTCGAAGAGTTGCTGACTCGCGCAATGGAACAACGTCCCGACCTGCTGCAGCAGTTAGCGGGAATCCAGGCCGCGGAAGGGAGAGTTCGAGAGGCGCGTGCTGCTTATTATCCTTCCGTGAAATTTGAGGCGACGGTGACCGGGCAGCCACAGTATGGATGGCAGCAGCAGCTTCCTCCAACTCAGGCCACCGGATTGAACGGTGCGGCAGCCGTGAGAATCGATTGGACCATCTTTGACGGCGGAGCCCGAAAGAACAATTTGCTGAGAGCCCAGGCAACTCGAAATGAGACGGCTGCCCAAGCGCAAGCCACCATGGATCAAATTGCGGATGAGGTGTGGCGAAGTTATTCGAACGTCAAAACAGCGGTGCGGCAGCGAGAAGCAGCTACGGCCCTCTTGCAAGCTGCGCGTCAATCCTACATCGCGGCCGTTGACGCCTATGGATACGGCGTCCGCAGCTTACTTGATGTCACCGCAGCTCAACGAGTGCTGGCACAGGCCCGATCGGCCGATGTCGCAGCACGCACGGCGGTTCTCGATACGCTGGCCGATCTGGCTTTTCGAACCGGCGACTTGGTACGTGCGGGTGGTTCGAGGGAGCACCCGTGAGACACATGCCACAACGTCTCGGCGCGCAAGTGCTGCTTTTGGGCACCACCATTTCGCTCGTCGGTTGTCAGCGCGCTCCGTCGATCGACGTGCTAGGATCATTTTTCCCGGCTTGGCTCCTCTGTTTGGTCTTGGGAATCGTGCTAACGACAGGAACTCGTTTTCTACTTTTGAAGCTACACCTTGAGGAAGCGTTCTCTCCTCCGATCCTGATGTATGCCTGCTCGACAGCCTTGTTCACATTCGCACTGTGGCTCCTTTTTTATCATTGAGGAGATCTTATGGACCTGGAACAGCCGCAAAAAACCAGCCGAAAGACGATTCGCAATCTTCGCATCGCCATCGTATTAGGCGCGATCGTTCTTGGTTTGATTGTGCTCTTCGAAGTCAATCGCCAGCCGCGCACGGACGACGCGGAAGTGACGGCCAATTTCATCGGAATCGCGCCACAGGTGGAAGGGCCGATCATTCGCTTGAACGTCCACGACAATCAGTTTGTGAAGCAGGGCGAACCGCTGTTTGAGATTGACGATCGCCCCTATCAGTACGCTCTCGAAAACGCTCTTTCCGAGCAGGCTGCTCTCGAGGGACAAATCGGAGACGAGGGGCGGAAGATTGCGGCATTGGTAAGCGCCGTATCCGTTTCGCAAGCGAATATCCAGAGCTCGCAGGCTGACGTAGGGCGATGGGCCGCGGCGGTCGATCAAGCGCGGGCCGACGTGTCGAACGCAGAGGAGGGCGTGAGCCGCGCCAAAGCCGAATGGACCTATGCAAGTAACAATCTGCATCGCGTCGAGCCGCTGCTCGAAAAACAGTTCGTAACCGCGGATCAGGTCGATAGAGCGAGAACCTCGGAAATCGCTCAGTCCGAAGCCCTCAAACAGGCCTCCTCGCAACTGCTGCTTTCGCAGGCAGGCCTAAAATCGGCTGAGGCGCAATATGAACGCTCCAAGGCAGCGCTCGAGCAGAGCAAAGCGCAACACCAACAATCCGTGCATGCCGTAACTACGCTCGAGCCGCTAATTAACCAGCGCGGGGCTCGTGCCTCGGCTGTCAAGAATGCCCAATACAATCTCCACAACTGCAAGGTCTATGCACCGTTTGACGCTCGAGTTACAAATCTCACCATTTCGGAAGGCGCGTATGCGCATATAGGCCAGCAGATTTTCATACTGATTGACGCGCGGACTTGGTGGGCGATTGGTAATTTTCGAGAGGGCACTCTTCGACACATCGAGCCAGGGATGCGGGCAGATGTTTACGTGCTGTCGAAACCTGAAGTGCGCTTCTCCGGAGTCGTGGATAGCGTCGGCTTTGGCGTCACGCCCGATGCCGATGTTTTTGGCACCTTAACTTCTGGTCTACCCGACGCGCAGCGAACGCTTAGCTGGGTTCATCTCGCATCACGGTACCCAGTCCGCGTGCGCGTGAAGGATCCGCCCGCCGATCTCTTTCGCGTGGGCGAGTCAGCGGTTGTGATCATTCGCGGACGTTGAAGATGGCGACGCTTGCACAAAACATCGGCGCGCTGCCCTCAACGCCACAGTGGTTCTGGGCTTTTCTAAAGCAAGAACTCGCCCCGTACCCGGGCCGAACCGGAACAGTTGCGCGGATGGTGATTGCAGCGACTCTCGCCATGATCGTCTGCATGACCTTTCGTATTCCCTATGGGTTTCAAGCCGCAGTTTATGCACTTGTCGTTTCTCGCGAGAATCCTCGATCCACTCTGAAATCAGCGGGAATGATGTCCGGAGTAACCGCTGTCACCGCGGCGTATGTTTTGATCTCCGTATGGTTTGTGATCAGTGTTCCAGTGCTGCATTTTTTGTGGATTGTTCTTACCTTCGCGATCGCCTTCTACGCAC
This is a stretch of genomic DNA from Terriglobales bacterium. It encodes these proteins:
- a CDS encoding two-component regulator propeller domain-containing protein, yielding MIAIVQQGTIKPTVLVRLAVRCALVALWCDATLGMARDGAGRPDNQAVNLRVVRQADVEPHTTTLPVVDGKGISLTRLSTAEGFSQTKVGQIVQDGQGFMWFGTQYGLNRYDGYNYKLFVHDPRNPNSLSGVEVNGLFKDRDGALWVGCDQFLNKFNRANETWSTFSTGGKDD
- a CDS encoding TolC family protein, which encodes MIETRNSVMNTKWRGFFLLVVTAAICRIAAGQSVPPSPDRPWHFPAERKIEDGAKALGVSRLAVDDAKVYSLAELVDFAERNNPETRVAWEGAKSRGAALHIAQSELYPALAAAVLSQVNRQSVLFGSSFVRQTVATFGPALQLDYTMFDFGARAGRIAAARAELAAANFVFNDTHRKIIFQVADTYYRLLNAVGQVEADEASLENAKTVQEAAENRLQNGLATLPDVLEARSATAQAEYDLQSARGAEVIARGDLATTLGIAPTVSIRVQPLDELPAPEMHNDSVEELLTRAMEQRPDLLQQLAGIQAAEGRVREARAAYYPSVKFEATVTGQPQYGWQQQLPPTQATGLNGAAAVRIDWTIFDGGARKNNLLRAQATRNETAAQAQATMDQIADEVWRSYSNVKTAVRQREAATALLQAARQSYIAAVDAYGYGVRSLLDVTAAQRVLAQARSADVAARTAVLDTLADLAFRTGDLVRAGGSREHP
- a CDS encoding biotin/lipoyl-binding protein, translating into MDLEQPQKTSRKTIRNLRIAIVLGAIVLGLIVLFEVNRQPRTDDAEVTANFIGIAPQVEGPIIRLNVHDNQFVKQGEPLFEIDDRPYQYALENALSEQAALEGQIGDEGRKIAALVSAVSVSQANIQSSQADVGRWAAAVDQARADVSNAEEGVSRAKAEWTYASNNLHRVEPLLEKQFVTADQVDRARTSEIAQSEALKQASSQLLLSQAGLKSAEAQYERSKAALEQSKAQHQQSVHAVTTLEPLINQRGARASAVKNAQYNLHNCKVYAPFDARVTNLTISEGAYAHIGQQIFILIDARTWWAIGNFREGTLRHIEPGMRADVYVLSKPEVRFSGVVDSVGFGVTPDADVFGTLTSGLPDAQRTLSWVHLASRYPVRVRVKDPPADLFRVGESAVVIIRGR